In the Bacteroidia bacterium genome, AAATGGAGTTTTTAAATATTATGATTCCAAAGGGAAATTATTGCTTGAAGGTGAAATGAAAAATGGATTAAAGGATGGTGTTTGGATAACTTGGTACGATGAAACCCAAAAGGAAGAGGAAAGAACCTATAAAAATGACCAATTGGAAGGCAAGTATAGTTATTGGTTCATAGATGGTAGTTTGAAAAAGGAAGAGTTTTACGAACAAGGAAAAAAACTCAAGGAAACTGTTTATCAATAAGGATTCCTAAATCTCCGCTTATGAAAATCGGTATTGTTTGTTATCCCACCTATGGAGGCAGTGGCGTTGTCGCTACCGAATTAGGAATGGCTCTTGCCCAAAAGGGACATGAAGTTCATTTCATTACCTATAGCATGCCTTTTCGATTAGATCAATTTTTACCGAATTTGCATTATCACGAGGTTACGGTTAATGACTATCCTCTTTTTGATTATCAGCCGTATGAGTTAATTCTGGCAAGTAAATTAGTGGACGTGGTAAAATATGAAAAACTCGATTTACTGCATGTTCATTATGCCATTCCGCATGCATCTGCTGCCTATATGGCCAAACAAATCCTGGCCTCTCAAGGGGTAAAAATTCCATTTATTACAACCCTGCATGGAACAGATATTACTTTGTTAGGTAAGGATGAATCGTTTGAACCGGTTATTTCTTTTGTTATTAACCAAAGTGACGCGGTTACCGCTGTTTCTGAAAGCCTTAAACAGGAAACCTATCAACACTTTGCTACTAATCGTTCCATTGAAGTTATTCCAAACTTTATTGAATTGGACTTGTATCAACATCCAAATTTGGGTTGTGCAAAAGAACGTTACGCTCCTAACGGAGAAAAAATATTGATGCATATCTCTAATTTTAGGCCGGTAAAACGAGTGGAGGATGTGCTAAGAGTGTTTTCTAAGGTTCGAACTGAAATTCCTGCTAAGCTATTATTGGTTGGTGATGGTCCGGACAGGCATAAAATGGAGGCATTGTGTCGGGAATTAAACACCTGCGACGATGTGAAATTTTTGGGAAAAATGAAAGGTACCGAGGATATTCTTTCCTTGGCCGACCTCTTTCTTTTAACCTCTGAAACGGAAAGTTTTGGATTGGCTGCCTTAGAAGCCATGGCTGCCAAAGTACCTGTGGTTTCAACCAATACGGGCGGTATTCCAGAAATTAATGTACATGGCTTTAGTGGTTTGTTAAGCAAGGTTGGGGATGTAGAATCCATGGCTAAAGATGCCGTTT is a window encoding:
- the bshA gene encoding N-acetyl-alpha-D-glucosaminyl L-malate synthase BshA encodes the protein MKIGIVCYPTYGGSGVVATELGMALAQKGHEVHFITYSMPFRLDQFLPNLHYHEVTVNDYPLFDYQPYELILASKLVDVVKYEKLDLLHVHYAIPHASAAYMAKQILASQGVKIPFITTLHGTDITLLGKDESFEPVISFVINQSDAVTAVSESLKQETYQHFATNRSIEVIPNFIELDLYQHPNLGCAKERYAPNGEKILMHISNFRPVKRVEDVLRVFSKVRTEIPAKLLLVGDGPDRHKMEALCRELNTCDDVKFLGKMKGTEDILSLADLFLLTSETESFGLAALEAMAAKVPVVSTNTGGIPEINVHGFSGLLSKVGDVESMAKDAVYILSDVQRHKQFKENAFQQAQKFTLEIVLPQYEKLYKSVVGIN